The Phragmites australis chromosome 15, lpPhrAust1.1, whole genome shotgun sequence genome window below encodes:
- the LOC133893477 gene encoding dehydrodolichyl diphosphate synthase CPT5, chloroplastic-like, translating into MLLSRSPSATTTRRPAPPTRSQRARLPPPCARGGMGAAADAAEALLQSGLRPESLPRHVAVVMDGNSRWARARGLPPADGHTAGGRNLERIVLLSRAWGIRALTAFVCSHENLNRPKAEVDYMMGLSEWLIDDNIDKLSRQGIRLQVIGDPSKQPVSLQSAAVKADEATRNNSQLHVMLAICYSGRWDMVQACRELARKVQDNQLSPDDIDESLLAGMVATSVAGEFSCPDLIIRTSGELRLSNFLLWQSAYSELFFTDTMWPDFGETEYLQALSSFQSRERRFGQNKS; encoded by the exons ATGTTACTCTCACGCTCTCCTTCGGCTACTACAACCCGTCGTCCAGCACCACCGACACGTTCCCAACGCGCGCGCCTCCCACCTCCATGCGCGCGGGGCGGCATGGGTGCGGCAGCAGACGCGGCCGAGGCGCTTCTCCAGAGCGGGCTGCGGCCGGAGTCGCTGCCGCGGCACGTGGCGGTGGTGATGGACGGGAACTCGCGGTGGGCGCGCGCGCGGGGACTGCCGCCGGCGGACGGCCACACGGCCGGGGGCCGTAATCTGGAGCGGATCGTTCTGCTCTCGCGCGCCTGGGGCATCCGCGCGCTCACCGCCTTCGTCTGCTCCCACGAGAACCTGAACCGCCCCAAG GCCGAGGTTGACTACATGATGGGTTTGTCCGAGTGGTTGATCGACGATAACATCGACAAGCTATCGAG GCAGGGGATCCGGCTGCAGGTTATCGGTGACCCCTCAAAACAGCCAGTTTCTCTGCAGAGCGCTGCAGTGAAAGCCGATGAGGCCACAAGGAACAACTCACAGCTACATGTGATGCTAGCGATCTGCTACAGCGGGCGATGGGACATGGTTCAAGCATGCCGAGAGCTCGCCCGGAAGGTCCAAGACAACCAACTCAGCCCGGATGACATCGACGAGTCGTTGCTAGCCGGCATGGTCGCGACTAGCGTCGCCGGCGAGTTCTCCTGCCCCGACTTGATCATCAGAACCAGCGGCGAGCTGAGGCTGAGCAACTTCTTGCTGTGGCAGTCCGCCTACTCGGAGCTCTTCTTCACCGACACGATGTGGCCGGACTTTGGGGAGACAGAGTATCTGCAAGCGTTGAGCTCCTTCCAGAGCAGAGAACGGCGATTCGGTCAAAATAAGTCCTAG